Proteins encoded in a region of the Ruegeria sp. AD91A genome:
- the ftsZ gene encoding cell division protein FtsZ, whose protein sequence is MTLNLSMPGHDELKPRITVFGVGGAGGNAVNNMIEKQLDGVDFVVANTDAQALQQSQSSARVQLGVKVTEGLGAGARPTVGAAAAEESIEQIVDHLAGAHMCFITAGMGGGTGTGAAPIIAQAARELGVLTVGVVTKPFQFEGAKRMRQAEDGVEALQQVVDTLIIIPNQNLFRLANEKTTFTEAFSMADDVLYQGVKGVTDLMVRPGLINLDFADVRAVMDEMGKAMMGTGEATGEDRAVQAAEKAIANPLLDEISLKGAKGVLINITGSHDLTLFELDEAANRIREEVDPEANIIVGSTLDTAMEGGMRVSVVATGIDASEKTTEVPVARRSMSEPLTRTVSAEDHFQEEAPVAAEVAEPAPQREENREPSLFETAEEPAQPQFQPRDEREDDSLPPPAYQPRVAEFEPQPEHIEPAPEAFVAPRGHAAGTPSPEALQRLQAAVQKVPSAPQHPAAPRQSDPVSQSEPEERSRFGFNRLIDRMTGHASDTPAQSPRQQPVLRQSEATAPIQEEVDPDQERIEIPAFLRRQAN, encoded by the coding sequence ATGACATTGAATCTTTCGATGCCCGGGCACGACGAACTGAAGCCTCGGATTACAGTATTTGGCGTTGGCGGTGCAGGCGGGAACGCTGTCAATAACATGATTGAGAAACAGTTGGACGGCGTTGATTTTGTGGTCGCCAACACCGACGCGCAGGCGCTGCAACAAAGTCAGTCCTCGGCACGTGTGCAATTGGGTGTTAAAGTCACCGAAGGTCTGGGGGCAGGGGCCCGTCCGACCGTCGGTGCTGCCGCCGCCGAAGAAAGCATCGAACAGATCGTTGACCACCTTGCCGGCGCGCATATGTGCTTCATCACCGCTGGTATGGGCGGCGGTACCGGCACGGGCGCTGCTCCGATCATTGCGCAGGCCGCTCGTGAGCTGGGTGTTCTGACCGTCGGTGTTGTCACTAAACCCTTCCAGTTCGAAGGCGCCAAGCGGATGCGTCAGGCCGAAGACGGCGTTGAGGCATTGCAGCAGGTTGTCGACACGCTGATCATCATCCCGAACCAGAACCTGTTCCGTCTGGCCAATGAAAAGACCACCTTCACCGAGGCGTTTTCGATGGCCGATGACGTTCTGTATCAGGGCGTCAAGGGTGTGACCGACCTGATGGTGCGCCCTGGCCTGATCAACCTCGACTTTGCGGACGTTCGTGCGGTGATGGACGAGATGGGCAAGGCAATGATGGGCACCGGCGAAGCAACCGGCGAAGACCGCGCCGTCCAGGCGGCGGAAAAGGCCATTGCAAACCCGCTGCTGGACGAAATCAGCCTCAAGGGTGCCAAGGGCGTGCTGATCAACATCACCGGTTCACACGACCTGACCCTGTTCGAGCTCGACGAAGCCGCCAACCGCATCCGCGAGGAAGTGGACCCAGAGGCCAATATCATCGTTGGCTCGACGTTGGATACGGCCATGGAGGGCGGAATGCGTGTATCGGTTGTTGCAACCGGTATCGACGCCAGCGAAAAAACGACGGAAGTCCCTGTGGCTCGCCGCTCGATGTCAGAACCACTGACCCGCACGGTTTCGGCCGAAGATCATTTTCAGGAAGAAGCACCGGTTGCTGCGGAGGTGGCAGAGCCTGCCCCGCAGCGGGAAGAAAACCGCGAGCCTTCGCTGTTTGAAACCGCTGAAGAACCGGCGCAACCGCAATTCCAGCCGCGCGACGAGCGTGAAGATGACAGCCTGCCGCCGCCGGCCTACCAGCCGCGTGTTGCCGAATTCGAGCCGCAACCCGAGCATATTGAGCCAGCGCCCGAGGCATTTGTGGCACCGCGCGGACATGCCGCCGGCACCCCGTCGCCCGAAGCACTGCAGCGTTTGCAGGCTGCTGTTCAGAAGGTTCCGTCAGCGCCGCAGCACCCAGCGGCGCCCCGACAATCCGATCCGGTTTCGCAGTCGGAACCCGAGGAGCGCTCGCGTTTTGGCTTCAATCGTCTGATCGATCGGATGACTGGCCATGCGTCTGATACGCCGGCACAATCGCCCCGGCAGCAACCCGTTTTGCGGCAGTCCGAGGCTACGGCGCCAATTCAGGAAGAGGTTGATCCGGATCAGGAGCGTATCGAAATTCCGGCCTTCCTGCGCCGTCAAGCCAACTGA
- the lpxC gene encoding UDP-3-O-acyl-N-acetylglucosamine deacetylase → MQHTLKSPVTFTGVGLHSGKPATMVLKPAAVGHGIWFKRTDIQLGDAMIPALYHVVERTPLCTRLVNDAGVSVSTVEHIMAALAGCGVHNALIEIDGPEVPIMDGSSIEFVRGIMARGVRRQASPVLAYEVLKTVTASREGASASIAPADGLIIDFHIDFEDSAIGSQSKTLDMRNGSFARELSDCRTFCRRTDVEAMRENGLALGGTLENAVVVQGVEVLTPGGFRRVDEAVRHKMLDALGDLYLAGGPILGHFTGNKSGHSLTNTLLRNLFETPGAVRPVLCTPEQAARLPGQGLVVHEIPEVA, encoded by the coding sequence TTGCAACATACGCTCAAATCTCCGGTCACGTTTACAGGCGTCGGGCTGCACAGTGGCAAGCCGGCGACCATGGTTCTGAAACCGGCGGCAGTTGGTCACGGGATCTGGTTCAAGCGGACGGATATTCAACTGGGCGATGCGATGATCCCGGCGCTCTACCATGTGGTCGAACGGACCCCGCTTTGTACGCGACTGGTGAATGATGCGGGTGTTTCGGTTTCCACGGTCGAACATATCATGGCTGCTCTGGCTGGTTGTGGCGTGCACAACGCGCTTATCGAGATCGACGGTCCCGAAGTTCCGATCATGGACGGCTCCTCGATTGAATTTGTGCGTGGCATCATGGCCAGGGGCGTGCGCCGTCAGGCCAGCCCGGTATTGGCCTATGAGGTATTGAAGACTGTCACCGCATCACGCGAAGGTGCCAGCGCCAGCATTGCACCCGCTGACGGGCTGATCATCGACTTCCACATCGATTTCGAAGACAGTGCCATCGGCAGCCAGAGCAAGACGCTGGACATGCGCAACGGTTCGTTCGCGCGCGAACTCAGCGATTGTCGCACGTTCTGCCGTCGCACAGATGTCGAGGCGATGCGCGAAAACGGGTTGGCTTTGGGTGGCACGCTTGAAAACGCCGTGGTCGTTCAGGGCGTCGAAGTTCTGACACCGGGCGGTTTCCGCCGCGTGGACGAGGCCGTGCGCCACAAGATGCTGGATGCGCTGGGTGATCTCTATCTGGCTGGTGGGCCGATTTTGGGTCACTTCACCGGAAACAAGTCGGGTCATTCGCTGACCAACACACTGCTGCGCAATCTGTTTGAAACGCCGGGTGCGGTGCGCCCGGTACTGTGTACGCCGGAACAGGCCGCGCGCCTGCCGGGGCAGGGGTTGGTCGTGCACGAAATTCCCGAAGTGGCCTGA
- a CDS encoding outer membrane protein assembly factor BamD: MVGSKAAVRFAGAILLAAVLTACGNGGGLFSRKGADRDQNLEGFTPEQIYTRGEYELSQNRSDDAAWYFSEVERLYPYSDWAKRALIMQAFSFHSDQNYEESRAAAQRYIDFYPTDEDAAYAQYLLALSYYDQIDEVGRDQGLTFQALQSLRTVIEVYPDSEYATSAVLKFDLAFDHLAGKEMEIGRYYLRQDHYIAAINRFRVVVEDFQTTSHTAEALYRLVEAYLSLGLLDEAQTAGAILGYNYQSTEWYDDAYKLLTSRGLDLKSRGNNWLSTVYRQTIKGEWL; encoded by the coding sequence ATGGTTGGCAGCAAAGCGGCAGTCAGATTCGCGGGTGCGATTCTTCTGGCAGCAGTTTTGACGGCATGCGGCAACGGCGGCGGCCTATTTAGTCGCAAGGGCGCTGACCGTGATCAGAACCTGGAAGGGTTTACGCCGGAACAGATATATACCCGTGGTGAATACGAACTGTCGCAGAATCGGTCGGACGATGCGGCGTGGTATTTTTCGGAAGTCGAACGTCTGTATCCGTATTCCGACTGGGCCAAGCGTGCGCTGATCATGCAGGCGTTTTCGTTCCATTCGGACCAGAATTACGAAGAAAGCCGCGCGGCGGCTCAACGCTATATCGACTTCTATCCGACGGATGAAGATGCGGCTTATGCGCAGTATCTGCTGGCACTCAGCTATTATGACCAGATTGACGAAGTCGGGCGGGATCAGGGCCTGACCTTCCAGGCGCTGCAATCTTTGCGGACCGTGATCGAGGTTTATCCAGACAGCGAATACGCCACATCTGCGGTTCTGAAATTCGATCTGGCTTTCGACCATCTGGCGGGCAAGGAAATGGAGATCGGGCGCTATTACCTGCGTCAGGATCACTATATCGCAGCCATCAACCGGTTCCGTGTTGTGGTCGAAGACTTTCAGACCACCTCCCATACCGCCGAAGCGTTGTATCGTCTGGTCGAGGCCTATCTGTCGCTTGGCCTGCTGGACGAAGCGCAGACTGCCGGCGCCATTCTTGGCTACAACTACCAATCCACGGAATGGTATGACGATGCGTATAAGCTGTTGACATCTCGCGGGCTTGATCTCAAGAGCCGTGGCAACAATTGGCTTAGCACGGTCTATCGTCAGACCATCAAAGGTGAATGGTTGTAA
- the recN gene encoding DNA repair protein RecN produces the protein MLRTLDIRDMLIIDRLELCFQPGLNALTGETGAGKSILLDSLGFVLGWRGRAELVRQGAAQGEVVAEFELSADHPAHAVLAEAGLPGGEELILRRVNTAEGRKTAWVNDRRCSGEVLRALSETLIELHGQHDDRGLLNPRGHRAMLDEFAQVSEPLSNVRTAWAAMSRTRRMLAETEAALAAVRSEEEFLRHAVAELDQLDPQPGEDAELDSRRRMMQGAERIRDDVARAFALLSGDGAEGAMSDAIRWLEGVSDNAAGQLEEPIAALGRAMIELGEAQDGVNACLQALDFNPAELEQAEERLFAIRAQARKHDVAPDDLGSFADTLRDRLNRLEAGDADLADRRAAVNAAQQAYDAAAAELSAARKAAAGQLDAAVMAELAPLKMERAVFQTEITPAEPGPEGTDAVAFTVATNPGAPAGPLNKIASGGELSRFLLALKVCLSGDDSARTMIFDEIDRGVGGATADAVGRRLASLAQGGQVLVVTHSPQVAARAAHHWRVQKQVANGQTLSTVVPLAESDRVDEIARMVAGDTITEEARAAARALLQA, from the coding sequence ATGCTGCGCACCCTAGATATCCGCGACATGCTGATCATCGACCGGCTGGAACTCTGCTTTCAGCCGGGCCTGAACGCCTTGACCGGCGAAACCGGTGCGGGCAAATCGATTTTGTTGGATTCACTGGGTTTCGTACTTGGCTGGCGTGGTCGGGCTGAACTGGTGCGGCAGGGTGCCGCGCAGGGCGAGGTCGTTGCCGAGTTCGAACTTTCTGCCGATCATCCCGCACATGCGGTATTGGCCGAAGCTGGCCTGCCGGGTGGCGAAGAACTGATCCTGCGCCGGGTAAATACTGCCGAGGGGCGCAAGACCGCCTGGGTCAATGATCGCCGGTGCTCGGGTGAGGTGCTGCGGGCGCTGTCCGAGACCCTGATCGAACTGCATGGTCAGCATGATGATCGTGGTTTGTTGAACCCACGTGGTCATCGGGCGATGCTGGACGAATTTGCCCAGGTCTCGGAGCCGCTGTCAAACGTGCGAACGGCCTGGGCCGCGATGTCCCGTACCCGAAGAATGCTGGCCGAGACCGAGGCCGCTCTGGCTGCCGTCCGCAGCGAGGAAGAATTCCTGCGCCACGCGGTCGCCGAGCTTGACCAGCTTGATCCACAACCCGGTGAGGATGCCGAACTGGATTCCCGTCGCCGCATGATGCAAGGGGCCGAGCGGATTCGCGACGATGTTGCGCGTGCTTTTGCCCTGTTGTCCGGGGACGGGGCGGAAGGGGCCATGTCCGACGCCATCCGCTGGCTGGAAGGCGTCTCGGACAACGCGGCCGGCCAGCTGGAAGAACCGATTGCAGCGCTCGGGCGCGCAATGATCGAGTTGGGCGAGGCGCAGGACGGTGTGAATGCCTGCCTTCAGGCGCTGGACTTCAATCCGGCAGAATTGGAACAGGCCGAAGAACGCCTGTTTGCCATCCGTGCGCAGGCCCGAAAGCATGACGTGGCCCCGGATGATCTGGGTTCGTTTGCCGACACACTGCGTGACCGGTTGAACCGGTTGGAGGCAGGAGATGCCGACCTGGCCGACAGACGTGCGGCCGTGAACGCGGCGCAACAGGCCTATGATGCTGCCGCAGCCGAACTAAGCGCCGCGCGCAAGGCCGCCGCCGGGCAGCTTGACGCGGCCGTCATGGCGGAACTGGCCCCGCTCAAGATGGAACGTGCTGTGTTCCAGACCGAAATCACCCCGGCTGAACCCGGCCCCGAGGGCACCGACGCGGTGGCTTTCACCGTGGCCACCAACCCCGGTGCACCGGCGGGGCCGTTGAACAAGATCGCTTCGGGGGGTGAGCTCAGCCGCTTCCTGCTGGCCCTCAAGGTCTGCCTGTCTGGCGACGACAGCGCCCGGACGATGATCTTTGACGAGATTGATCGCGGTGTCGGTGGGGCAACCGCCGACGCGGTCGGACGCAGGCTGGCGTCATTGGCGCAGGGCGGGCAGGTTCTGGTTGTCACACACTCTCCGCAAGTTGCCGCACGGGCAGCGCATCACTGGCGGGTGCAGAAACAGGTCGCGAATGGGCAAACCCTGTCCACGGTTGTCCCCCTGGCCGAATCGGATCGGGTGGACGAAATCGCCCGCATGGTGGCGGGCGATACCATTACCGAAGAAGCTCGTGCCGCAGCACGGGCTCTGTTGCAGGCCTGA